One window of the Roseovarius sp. THAF9 genome contains the following:
- a CDS encoding cell division protein ZapA, with product MPEVEIEIGGRTFEVACQEGEEHYLHAAAKMLDEEASVLSAQIGRIPESRMLLMAGLMLADKTAGVQDKLREAEDKMAEKEAELGQLRNAPQPEPERVEVAVIPDQVTESLAEIAARAESLADQIER from the coding sequence ATGCCCGAAGTCGAGATCGAGATCGGCGGACGCACCTTCGAGGTGGCCTGCCAGGAAGGCGAGGAACACTACCTGCACGCCGCCGCGAAGATGCTGGATGAAGAGGCCAGCGTGCTGTCGGCCCAGATCGGCCGCATCCCCGAGTCCCGCATGTTACTCATGGCTGGGCTGATGCTGGCCGATAAGACCGCGGGCGTGCAGGACAAGCTGCGCGAGGCCGAGGACAAGATGGCCGAGAAGGAGGCCGAGCTGGGCCAGTTGCGCAATGCGCCTCAGCCCGAGCCCGAGCGCGTCGAAGTGGCGGTGATTCCGGATCAGGTCACAGAGTCGCTGGCCGAGATCGCCGCGCGCGCCGAAAGCCTTGCCGACCAGATCGAACGCTGA
- the gap gene encoding type I glyceraldehyde-3-phosphate dehydrogenase, giving the protein MTVTVGINGFGRIGRCTLAHIAASTRNDIKVAKVNATGPLETAAHLMKYDSVHGRFPGDITLGDGTMDLGRGPMEMFSTYEMDELDWSGVDVVLECTGNFNDGEKAKKHLERGASKVLLSAPGKNVDRTVVYGVNDGELQAGERMISNGSCTTNCLAPVAKVLHEAIGIESGIMTTIHAYTGDQPTLDRRHKDLYRARAAAMSMIPTSTGAAKALGEVLPDLKGKLDGSAIRVPTPNVSAVDLTFLANKDVTADDVNAIMAEAAAGPMKGVLGYDPEPKVSVDFNHTEESSIFAPDQTRVTGGRLVRVLAWYDNEWGFSCRMADVAVAMARLS; this is encoded by the coding sequence ATGACCGTCACCGTCGGCATCAACGGATTCGGCCGGATTGGCCGCTGCACCCTGGCCCATATCGCGGCCAGCACACGCAACGACATCAAGGTCGCCAAGGTCAACGCCACCGGCCCGCTGGAAACCGCGGCCCACCTGATGAAATACGACAGCGTGCATGGCCGGTTCCCGGGCGACATCACGCTGGGCGACGGCACGATGGATCTGGGCCGTGGGCCGATGGAAATGTTCTCGACCTACGAGATGGACGAGTTGGACTGGTCCGGTGTCGACGTGGTGCTGGAATGCACGGGCAATTTCAACGACGGCGAGAAGGCCAAGAAACACCTGGAGCGCGGCGCGAGCAAAGTTCTGCTGTCAGCGCCCGGAAAGAACGTGGACCGCACGGTGGTCTATGGCGTCAACGACGGCGAATTGCAGGCCGGCGAACGCATGATCTCGAACGGCTCCTGCACCACCAACTGCCTTGCCCCGGTGGCCAAGGTCCTGCACGAGGCAATCGGCATCGAGAGCGGCATCATGACCACGATCCATGCCTATACCGGCGACCAGCCGACGCTCGACCGCCGCCACAAGGACCTTTACCGCGCCCGCGCCGCGGCCATGTCGATGATCCCCACCTCCACCGGCGCCGCCAAGGCATTGGGCGAGGTGCTGCCCGACCTCAAGGGCAAGCTCGACGGCTCGGCCATCCGCGTCCCAACGCCGAACGTGTCGGCGGTGGACCTGACGTTCCTCGCCAACAAGGACGTGACCGCGGACGACGTGAACGCCATCATGGCCGAGGCGGCGGCAGGCCCGATGAAGGGCGTGCTGGGCTACGATCCCGAGCCCAAAGTATCGGTCGATTTCAACCACACCGAGGAAAGCTCAATCTTCGCACCCGACCAGACCCGCGTGACCGGCGGGCGGCTGGTGCGTGTGCTGGCGTGGTACGACAACGAGTGGGGCTTTTCGTGCCGCATGGCCGATGTGGCCGTGGCGATGGCACGGCTGAGCTAA
- the coaD gene encoding pantetheine-phosphate adenylyltransferase: MRIGLYPGTFDPITLGHTDIIARAATLVDRLVIGVAINRDKGPLFTLEERVAMVEAECVGISAATGTEIVAHPFENLLIDCARDVGASVIIRGLRAVADFEYEFQMVGMNRAMDDRIETVFLMADARRQAIASKLVKEIARLGGDVTRFVTPAVKEALEDRFKG; this comes from the coding sequence ATGCGCATCGGACTTTACCCCGGCACTTTCGATCCGATCACATTGGGTCATACCGACATCATCGCGCGCGCGGCGACGCTGGTGGACCGGCTGGTCATCGGCGTGGCAATCAACCGCGACAAGGGCCCGCTTTTTACGCTCGAAGAACGCGTGGCGATGGTCGAGGCCGAATGCGTCGGCATCAGCGCGGCAACCGGCACCGAGATCGTGGCGCATCCGTTCGAGAACCTGCTGATCGACTGCGCCCGCGACGTGGGCGCCAGCGTAATCATTCGCGGTCTGCGCGCCGTGGCGGATTTCGAATACGAATTTCAGATGGTGGGCATGAACCGCGCCATGGACGACCGGATCGAGACGGTCTTTCTGATGGCCGATGCCCGTCGGCAGGCCATTGCAAGCAAGCTGGTCAAGGAAATCGCCCGGCTTGGGGGGGACGTCACCCGTTTCGTCACGCCCGCCGTCAAGGAAGCGCTGGAAGACCGGTTCAAGGGCTGA
- a CDS encoding PQQ-dependent sugar dehydrogenase: protein MTFRPILTGTALLIALPAYGQNFERAPRNTDLEPAFEGQLRAPLETSDVALEVTDIATGLEHPWGVALLPEDGGYLVTERPGRLRHVAEDGTLSGPIAGMPEVAARGQGGLLDVVLSPDFAETRRIYISYAKPVGDDLMATAAAYGTLSEDMTEVTDLTEIFVQEPGATVAKHFGSRIVFDNAGHVFITTGEHSSMKYREYAQDTSNTYGVIIRMTLDGEVPDDNPFVGDDNAIDSIWSYGHRNIQGATMRDGVLWEVEHGPKGGDELNRPEPGKNYGWPVISYGETYGGSPIGSGEAQRDGMEQPVYFWDPVIAPGDMTTYDGGMFSDWDGDFLIGSLKPGGIVRLEMDGDGKVAAEERMAMDLGRVRDVDVDSDGSILAITDYADGRLVRITTNGNDS, encoded by the coding sequence ATGACCTTCCGCCCGATCCTGACCGGAACCGCCCTGCTCATCGCCCTGCCCGCTTATGGGCAGAATTTCGAGCGTGCGCCGCGCAATACCGATCTTGAGCCGGCCTTCGAGGGCCAGCTGCGCGCCCCGCTGGAAACCAGCGACGTGGCCCTTGAAGTCACCGATATCGCGACCGGGCTGGAACATCCCTGGGGGGTCGCTCTGTTGCCCGAGGATGGCGGCTACCTTGTGACCGAACGCCCGGGCCGCCTGCGCCACGTGGCGGAGGATGGAACCCTGTCCGGACCGATTGCCGGCATGCCCGAGGTGGCCGCGCGCGGTCAGGGCGGCTTGCTCGATGTCGTGCTGTCCCCCGACTTCGCCGAGACCCGCCGCATCTATATCAGCTATGCCAAACCGGTCGGGGACGACCTGATGGCAACTGCCGCCGCCTATGGCACGCTGAGCGAGGATATGACCGAGGTCACCGACCTGACGGAGATCTTCGTACAGGAGCCGGGTGCGACGGTGGCAAAGCATTTCGGCTCGCGGATCGTGTTCGATAACGCGGGGCACGTGTTCATCACCACCGGCGAACATTCGTCGATGAAGTACCGCGAGTATGCTCAGGATACGTCCAACACCTACGGCGTCATCATCCGGATGACGCTCGATGGCGAGGTGCCAGACGACAATCCCTTCGTCGGCGACGACAACGCCATCGACAGCATCTGGTCCTACGGTCACCGCAATATCCAGGGCGCTACCATGCGCGACGGTGTGCTTTGGGAGGTCGAGCACGGCCCCAAGGGCGGTGACGAGCTGAACCGCCCCGAACCGGGCAAGAACTACGGCTGGCCGGTCATTTCGTACGGTGAGACCTATGGCGGGTCGCCCATCGGGTCGGGCGAGGCACAGCGCGACGGCATGGAACAGCCGGTCTATTTCTGGGACCCGGTGATCGCGCCGGGCGACATGACCACCTATGACGGTGGCATGTTCAGCGACTGGGACGGCGATTTCCTGATCGGGTCGCTGAAACCCGGCGGCATTGTCCGGCTGGAAATGGACGGCGATGGCAAAGTCGCCGCGGAAGAGCGCATGGCTATGGATCTGGGCCGCGTGCGTGACGTGGACGTGGATAGCGACGGATCGATCCTGGCAATCACCGATTATGCCGACGGACGCCTGGTGCGGATCACGACAAACGGCAACGACAGCTAA
- a CDS encoding PepSY domain-containing protein yields MTRIIALALVIFAGGIASASDDDGKLDMAKADQIKTQLTAEGYEVRKVEMEDGMYEAYAMKDGERYEIYLDSDLNIVKSERDD; encoded by the coding sequence ATGACACGTATCATAGCACTCGCCCTCGTCATCTTTGCCGGCGGCATCGCCTCTGCCTCGGACGACGACGGCAAGCTGGACATGGCAAAGGCCGACCAGATCAAGACGCAGCTGACCGCGGAAGGCTACGAGGTCCGCAAGGTCGAGATGGAAGACGGCATGTACGAGGCCTACGCGATGAAAGACGGCGAGCGCTACGAGATCTACCTCGATTCCGACCTCAACATCGTCAAGTCCGAGCGTGACGACTGA
- a CDS encoding CBS domain-containing protein, which yields MIVQQILKAKDSDKLITVTPDTQVSEAAAMLAKHRIGGLIVSADGASPDGILSERDIVRGLATSGSGCLNDKVADLMTPKPVCCTKQDSADTVLVRMTDGRFRHMPVVDEEQKLVGMVTIGDVVKARLQELSMEKAALENMVMGH from the coding sequence ATGATCGTCCAACAGATTTTGAAAGCAAAAGACAGTGACAAGTTGATCACCGTGACACCCGATACGCAGGTATCCGAAGCGGCGGCGATGCTGGCCAAGCACCGGATCGGCGGTTTGATCGTGTCGGCCGATGGCGCCTCGCCCGATGGCATCCTGTCGGAGCGGGACATCGTGCGCGGTCTCGCCACGTCGGGCTCGGGCTGCCTGAATGACAAGGTGGCCGACCTGATGACGCCGAAACCCGTCTGCTGCACCAAGCAGGACAGCGCGGACACCGTGCTGGTCCGCATGACCGACGGACGCTTCCGCCATATGCCCGTGGTCGATGAGGAACAAAAACTGGTGGGCATGGTCACCATCGGCGACGTGGTCAAAGCCCGCCTGCAGGAGTTGTCGATGGAAAAGGCGGCGCTCGAAAACATGGTGATGGGCCACTGA
- a CDS encoding LysR family transcriptional regulator — translation MVSNWDDLRVFLAVARTESLSAAGRALKLDPATVGRRIARLEADTGAPLFAKSPTGYALTDAGQRLMGHVGRAEMAMQDADEEMAGQAGGLSGQIRIGAPDGCANFILPQVCAQMAKDNPDLDLQIVALPRVFNLSRREADMVIAVSPPSAGRLSVQRITDYKLHLAAVRWYLRKSPDITSIADLAAHRMVGYIPDMIFDKELDYLGETGAERVALASNSVSVQAHCIQQGGGIGIVHDFALPFFRRLDKVLPDEISLTRSFYLVRHQDDRRLDRMNRFATALCDGIRAEVARLEAGA, via the coding sequence ATGGTATCGAACTGGGACGATCTGCGGGTTTTTCTGGCTGTGGCGCGCACCGAAAGCCTGTCCGCCGCGGGGCGGGCGCTGAAACTCGACCCCGCCACTGTCGGCCGCCGCATCGCGCGGCTGGAGGCCGACACCGGCGCGCCGCTTTTCGCCAAGTCGCCCACGGGCTATGCGCTGACGGATGCGGGCCAACGCCTGATGGGGCATGTGGGGCGCGCCGAGATGGCGATGCAGGATGCCGACGAGGAAATGGCCGGGCAGGCGGGGGGGCTCTCGGGGCAGATCCGCATCGGTGCGCCGGATGGTTGCGCCAACTTCATCCTGCCGCAGGTCTGCGCCCAGATGGCCAAGGACAATCCCGATCTCGACCTTCAGATCGTGGCGTTGCCGCGGGTCTTCAACCTCAGCCGGCGCGAGGCGGATATGGTCATCGCGGTCAGTCCGCCCTCGGCGGGACGTCTGAGCGTGCAGAGGATCACCGATTACAAGCTGCACCTTGCCGCGGTGCGCTGGTACCTGCGCAAATCGCCGGACATCACGTCGATTGCCGACCTCGCGGCGCATCGCATGGTGGGCTACATCCCTGACATGATCTTTGACAAGGAACTTGATTATCTCGGCGAAACCGGGGCGGAGCGGGTTGCGCTGGCCTCGAACTCGGTCTCGGTGCAGGCCCATTGCATCCAGCAAGGCGGCGGCATCGGCATCGTGCATGACTTCGCGCTGCCGTTCTTTCGCCGCCTCGACAAGGTCCTGCCGGACGAAATCAGTCTGACCCGCAGCTTCTACCTGGTGCGGCATCAGGACGACCGGCGGCTGGACCGCATGAACCGGTTCGCGACCGCGCTTTGCGATGGCATCCGCGCCGAGGTGGCCCGGCTGGAGGCCGGCGCTTGA
- the sucD gene encoding succinate--CoA ligase subunit alpha — translation MAIIIDKDTRVLVTGITGRIGSFHAQDMISHGTNVVGGVTPGKGGTKHLGLPVFNTVKGAVAETDAELVVSFVPPPFAADSIMEAADAGIKTCVCIADGVPAQDMIDVKRYMRRYKADKRMRLIGPNCAGIITPGQAFAGLMPPSIYKPGRVGIVGRSGTLGYEAASQMSAHGIGVSSSIGIGGDPINGSSFKDILELFEADPDTDAVVLVGEIGGPQEAEAAEYIRDHMSKPVAAYIAGLSAPKGRRMGHAGAIVSAFGESAQEKVDILKQAGVTIVPTPSSFGEVVEKMVA, via the coding sequence ATGGCGATCATCATCGACAAGGATACCCGCGTTCTGGTGACCGGAATCACCGGCCGGATCGGCAGTTTTCACGCCCAAGACATGATCAGCCACGGTACCAACGTGGTGGGCGGCGTCACCCCCGGGAAAGGCGGCACCAAGCATCTTGGCCTGCCGGTGTTCAACACCGTAAAGGGCGCGGTCGCGGAAACCGATGCAGAGCTGGTCGTCAGCTTCGTCCCCCCGCCATTCGCCGCCGATTCGATCATGGAAGCGGCGGATGCGGGCATCAAGACCTGCGTCTGCATAGCCGACGGCGTGCCCGCGCAGGACATGATCGACGTCAAACGCTACATGCGCCGGTACAAAGCCGACAAACGCATGCGCCTGATCGGCCCGAACTGTGCGGGGATCATCACGCCGGGGCAGGCCTTTGCCGGGCTGATGCCGCCGTCGATCTACAAGCCGGGGCGCGTTGGCATCGTCGGGCGCTCGGGCACGCTGGGCTATGAGGCCGCCAGCCAGATGAGCGCGCATGGCATCGGCGTCAGCTCCTCCATCGGGATCGGCGGCGACCCGATCAACGGGTCCAGCTTCAAGGACATCCTCGAGCTGTTCGAGGCCGACCCCGACACCGATGCCGTGGTGCTGGTGGGCGAGATCGGCGGCCCGCAGGAAGCCGAGGCGGCGGAATATATCCGCGATCACATGAGCAAACCCGTGGCGGCCTATATTGCGGGCTTGTCGGCGCCCAAGGGCCGGCGCATGGGGCATGCGGGCGCAATCGTATCGGCCTTCGGCGAGTCGGCGCAGGAAAAGGTCGACATCCTCAAGCAGGCGGGCGTGACCATCGTGCCCACGCCCTCGTCCTTTGGGGAGGTGGTCGAAAAAATGGTGGCCTGA
- a CDS encoding DUF808 domain-containing protein, producing the protein MSGLLALLDDVASLVKVAAASIDDVAGQAAKAGAKAAGAAIDDAAVTPKYLTGFAPARELPIVWKIARGSLFNKLVFLLPAGLAMSNFAPWLIPPLLMLGGAYLCFEGAEKVAHALGVGKHHGGPDGSHQTKDPAHLEEQRVEGAIKTDFILSAEIMTIALSNIPASNFWMEAATLAMVAVGITVAVYGAVALIVKADDAGLFMAQNGNLGVTRGLGRGIVKGMPHFLKLLMIVGTAAMLWVGGAIILHSLSEMGWSMPYETIHHWAEDAAHAVDRFQGFVAWAVQAAADGVFGLVLGTLLIPLGTKVVAPVWASVFGKGAAH; encoded by the coding sequence ATGAGTGGATTACTGGCGTTGCTGGACGACGTGGCGAGCCTAGTCAAGGTGGCGGCAGCCTCGATCGACGACGTGGCGGGGCAGGCGGCCAAGGCGGGGGCGAAGGCGGCGGGCGCCGCGATCGACGATGCCGCGGTCACGCCGAAATACCTGACCGGGTTCGCGCCCGCCCGTGAGTTGCCGATTGTGTGGAAAATCGCGCGGGGGTCGCTGTTCAACAAGCTAGTCTTCCTGTTGCCGGCGGGGCTGGCGATGTCGAACTTTGCGCCGTGGCTGATCCCGCCCTTGCTTATGCTGGGGGGCGCGTATTTATGCTTCGAGGGGGCAGAGAAGGTGGCCCATGCGCTCGGAGTAGGCAAACATCACGGCGGGCCGGACGGCAGCCACCAGACCAAGGACCCCGCGCACCTGGAAGAACAAAGAGTTGAGGGGGCGATCAAGACGGATTTCATCCTGTCGGCCGAGATCATGACCATCGCGCTGTCGAACATCCCGGCCAGCAATTTCTGGATGGAAGCCGCGACGCTTGCCATGGTCGCGGTGGGGATCACCGTGGCGGTCTATGGCGCGGTGGCGCTGATCGTGAAGGCGGACGATGCGGGGCTGTTCATGGCGCAAAACGGCAACCTTGGCGTGACGCGCGGCCTGGGCCGGGGGATCGTCAAGGGGATGCCCCATTTTCTGAAACTTCTGATGATCGTCGGCACCGCGGCGATGCTGTGGGTGGGTGGCGCGATCATCCTGCACAGCCTGTCCGAAATGGGCTGGTCCATGCCCTATGAAACGATCCACCATTGGGCCGAGGATGCCGCTCATGCGGTCGACCGGTTCCAAGGCTTCGTCGCCTGGGCGGTGCAGGCTGCGGCGGACGGGGTTTTCGGACTGGTTTTGGGGACGCTGCTTATACCATTGGGAACCAAGGTCGTGGCGCCGGTGTGGGCGTCGGTATTCGGAAAAGGCGCGGCTCATTGA
- a CDS encoding glyceraldehyde-3-phosphate dehydrogenase: MTNKIAVFLALLIIAGLGWDYLYNEMAASFFLARKTVDLIEWLAFWR; the protein is encoded by the coding sequence ATGACAAACAAGATCGCGGTTTTCCTTGCCCTGCTAATCATCGCGGGGCTTGGCTGGGATTATCTCTACAACGAAATGGCCGCGTCGTTCTTCCTTGCGCGCAAGACGGTCGACCTGATCGAGTGGCTGGCCTTCTGGCGCTAG
- a CDS encoding cytochrome b/b6 domain-containing protein — protein sequence MTRYKVWDPAIRVFHWTLAAGFIANAFLIDDDAKLHEWVGYGVMALVGLRILWGLIGPRHARFASFIPGPGAVTRQITDMALRRRHTHLGHSPLGALMIGNLLMSMLAIGVTGYLMTTNAFWGAEWVEEAHEAFVLWAELSVLAHVAAVVLESLRTGVNLPRAMITGCKTVPDNVKLERLARADRTNPGRSSR from the coding sequence ATGACACGATACAAGGTATGGGACCCGGCGATCCGGGTCTTTCACTGGACGTTGGCCGCCGGGTTCATCGCCAACGCCTTTCTGATCGACGACGACGCGAAGCTGCATGAATGGGTCGGCTATGGCGTCATGGCGCTGGTGGGCCTGCGCATCCTGTGGGGCCTCATCGGCCCGCGCCACGCCCGGTTCGCCAGTTTCATTCCCGGCCCCGGCGCGGTGACACGGCAGATCACCGACATGGCCCTGCGCCGCCGCCACACGCATCTGGGCCATTCGCCCCTCGGCGCGTTAATGATCGGCAACCTTCTGATGTCGATGCTGGCCATTGGCGTTACGGGATACCTGATGACCACCAACGCCTTCTGGGGCGCCGAATGGGTCGAAGAGGCGCACGAGGCGTTCGTGCTCTGGGCCGAGCTTTCGGTGCTGGCCCATGTCGCGGCCGTGGTCCTGGAAAGCCTGCGCACCGGCGTCAACCTGCCCCGCGCGATGATTACAGGGTGCAAGACCGTGCCCGATAACGTTAAACTGGAGCGATTAGCCCGCGCAGACAGGACAAACCCGGGGCGCTCATCGCGCTGA
- a CDS encoding helix-turn-helix transcriptional regulator, whose protein sequence is MQSLCAAFFLWDVVVDLAPWGLRALTNLHIVIEALAALALVSAIVFETRYLLRLLRRQAHLESQVSIAAGAMAEIIEAHFDEWALTPAERDVAMFAIKGFSVTETAKLRGAAEGTVKSQLNAVYRKADVPGRSALPGLLVGDLIDMPLVPPETRAAS, encoded by the coding sequence GTGCAGAGCCTCTGCGCCGCGTTCTTCCTGTGGGACGTGGTGGTCGATCTTGCCCCCTGGGGCCTGCGGGCGCTGACCAACCTGCATATCGTTATCGAGGCGCTGGCCGCGCTGGCGCTGGTGTCGGCCATCGTGTTCGAGACGCGCTACCTGCTGCGGCTCTTGCGCCGTCAGGCACATCTGGAATCTCAAGTTTCGATCGCAGCAGGCGCCATGGCGGAAATCATCGAGGCGCATTTCGACGAATGGGCCCTCACCCCGGCGGAACGGGACGTGGCAATGTTCGCGATCAAGGGCTTTTCGGTGACCGAAACAGCAAAGCTGCGCGGTGCCGCCGAAGGCACCGTGAAATCCCAGCTGAACGCTGTCTACCGCAAGGCCGATGTGCCCGGGCGCAGCGCCTTGCCGGGCCTCTTGGTGGGCGACCTGATCGATATGCCACTGGTGCCGCCGGAGACGCGCGCGGCCTCGTGA
- the tkt gene encoding transketolase, whose protein sequence is MDIAALRSAHPDHWNKAAAIRALTLDAVHAANSGHSGMPMGMADVATVLYEKHLKFDASAPNWPDRDRFILSAGHGSMLLYSLLYLTGYEGMTLDQIKNFRQWGAITAGHPENFLHDGIETTTGPLGQGISNAVGFAIAEEALRARFGKKVVDHHTYVIAGDGCLMEGVSHEAIGLAGRLGLGKLIVLWDNNNITIDGKVDLASRTDQVKRFRAEGWQVIEIDGHDPEEIDAALTKAKTGRRPTMIACKTHIALGHAAQDTSKGHGALTDADQMAAAKEAYGWTTGPFEVPTDIKKAWEAIGKRGAEAHAEWKTRMGELSDRRQAEFTRVMDGEVPKSLASRIRALKKQISEECPKVATRKSSEMVLEVVNPVMQETIGGSADLSGSNNTKSGDMSVFDEGNRKGRYIHYGIREHGMAAAMNGMALHGGIRPYGGTFMCFTDYARPAMRLAALMKVPSVFVMTHDSIGLGEDGPTHQPIEHLAISRATPNTNVFRPCDTVETAEAWELALTSKSTPSVLSLTRQGVPTLRNEHKQKNLTAQGAYVLADAEGKRQALLMATGSEVAIAMTARDLLQAEGIGTRVVSMPCWELFEEQDESYRRKVLPAGPVRVAVEAAIRFGWDRWLYGERGKREKSGFVGMHGFGASAPAEVLYEQFGITAEAVAAKAKSLL, encoded by the coding sequence GTGGATATCGCTGCCCTGCGCTCTGCTCATCCCGATCACTGGAACAAGGCCGCCGCCATTCGCGCGCTGACGCTCGACGCGGTGCATGCTGCCAATTCGGGCCATTCCGGCATGCCGATGGGCATGGCCGACGTGGCCACGGTGCTTTATGAAAAGCACCTGAAATTCGACGCGAGCGCCCCCAACTGGCCCGACCGCGACAGGTTCATCCTGTCGGCCGGCCACGGCTCGATGCTGCTTTACTCCCTGCTCTACCTGACGGGCTACGAGGGCATGACGCTCGACCAGATCAAGAACTTCCGCCAGTGGGGCGCGATCACGGCGGGCCACCCGGAAAACTTCCTGCATGACGGGATCGAGACCACCACCGGCCCGCTGGGTCAGGGCATCTCGAACGCTGTCGGTTTCGCCATTGCCGAAGAGGCGCTGCGTGCGCGCTTCGGCAAGAAGGTCGTGGATCACCACACCTATGTCATCGCCGGCGACGGCTGCCTGATGGAGGGCGTCAGCCACGAGGCGATCGGCCTTGCCGGGCGGCTGGGCTTGGGCAAGCTGATCGTGCTGTGGGACAACAACAACATCACCATCGACGGCAAGGTCGATCTGGCCAGCCGCACCGACCAGGTGAAGCGCTTCCGCGCCGAAGGCTGGCAGGTGATCGAGATCGACGGCCACGACCCCGAAGAGATCGACGCGGCGCTGACCAAGGCCAAGACCGGCCGCCGCCCCACGATGATCGCCTGCAAGACGCATATCGCGTTGGGCCACGCCGCGCAGGATACCTCGAAAGGTCACGGCGCGCTGACCGACGCCGACCAGATGGCAGCGGCGAAAGAGGCCTATGGCTGGACCACCGGCCCGTTCGAGGTTCCCACCGACATCAAGAAAGCTTGGGAAGCTATCGGCAAACGCGGCGCCGAGGCGCATGCCGAATGGAAAACCCGCATGGGCGAGCTGAGCGACCGCCGCCAGGCCGAGTTCACCCGCGTCATGGACGGGGAGGTGCCGAAATCTCTGGCCTCGCGCATCCGGGCGCTGAAAAAGCAGATTTCCGAGGAATGCCCCAAGGTCGCCACCCGCAAGTCGAGCGAGATGGTGCTGGAGGTCGTGAACCCGGTCATGCAGGAAACCATCGGCGGATCGGCCGACCTCAGTGGCTCGAACAACACCAAGTCGGGCGACATGAGTGTATTCGACGAGGGCAACCGCAAGGGCCGCTACATCCATTACGGCATTCGCGAGCACGGCATGGCCGCCGCGATGAACGGCATGGCCTTGCATGGCGGCATCAGGCCCTACGGCGGCACCTTCATGTGCTTTACCGACTACGCCCGTCCGGCGATGCGGCTGGCCGCGCTGATGAAGGTGCCCAGCGTTTTCGTGATGACCCATGACAGCATCGGCCTGGGCGAGGACGGTCCCACCCATCAGCCGATCGAGCACCTGGCGATCAGCCGCGCGACGCCGAACACCAACGTCTTCCGCCCCTGCGACACGGTGGAGACGGCCGAGGCGTGGGAGCTGGCGCTGACCTCGAAATCCACGCCTTCGGTCCTGTCGCTGACCCGCCAGGGCGTGCCGACGCTGCGCAATGAGCACAAGCAGAAGAACCTGACCGCCCAGGGCGCCTACGTGCTGGCCGATGCCGAGGGCAAGCGGCAGGCGCTGTTGATGGCGACCGGCTCGGAAGTGGCGATTGCCATGACCGCGCGCGACCTGTTGCAGGCCGAAGGCATCGGCACGCGCGTCGTCTCGATGCCCTGCTGGGAGCTTTTCGAGGAACAGGACGAGTCCTACCGTCGCAAGGTCCTGCCTGCCGGCCCCGTCCGCGTGGCGGTCGAGGCCGCCATCCGCTTCGGCTGGGACCGCTGGCTTTACGGCGAGCGCGGCAAGCGCGAGAAATCGGGCTTTGTCGGGATGCACGGCTTCGGCGCCTCGGCCCCGGCCGAGGTCCTTTACGAGCAGTTCGGCATCACCGCCGAGGCCGTGGCCGCGAAAGCCAAGTCGCTGCTCTGA